ATACCACAGTGAGATCAACCAATTTTTGACATCTGCAGCAAAGGCCTTATCAACAAATTATCAACCATTGCAATAAAGAgcaaagctttctctctctctctctctctctctctctctctctctctctctctctctctctctctctctctctctctctctctctctctctctctctctcgctgtttggcATCTAAAAAATGACTTGTGTTTATAAATTACCTGGACGATTTGAATTATCATCAGTGCCATCACATCggatacacaaaaaaacaaaagaaaagcaaaaaaaaaaaaagtacttatcTCTACATTCGATGAATTTATTGCTAAATAATCGTGAATAACTGTCATGTAATATTGAGAATGGCAAATTgaagttttatttctctctctctctctctctctctctctttctgtctctttctctctctctctctctctctctctctctctctctctatatatatatatatatatatatatatatatatatatatatatatatatatatatatatcgatgaatTTATTGCTTAATAATCGTGAATAACTGTCATGTAATATTGAGAACGGCAAATTGaagttttatttatctctctctctctctctctctctctctctctctctctctctctctctctctctctatatatatatatatatatatatatatatatatatatatatatatatatatatatatatatcgatgaatTTATTGCTTAATAATCGTGAATAACTGTCATGTAATATTGAGAACGGCAAATTGAAGTtttatttatcactctctctctctctatatatatatatatttttatgggtGTACGTGAGTCCTTCAGTGCTGTCAGAATAGGGTATGTTGTGTGTAACCGCACGTATATGGCGTACGTGACCTATTCTAGAGTTTAATTTAGGAATTCAGCGAAACATTTCTGAGCTATTTATGTAGCATCAACACCTGTAGTAGtatttgttggtatcattatgtttgttttggttttgctgGTATTGTTtacgattttttttgttttttttttgttttttttactcttagggaatgtgtgtgtgtgtttgtgtttgtgtttgtgtgtgtgtgtgtgtgtgtgtgtgtgtgtgtgtgtgtgtgtgtgtgtgtgtgtgtgtgtgtgtgtgtgtgtatttacgacgTATCTCGTACCACTGACCTCTTAACTCTTGGCATCATAACAAAATCTACTTATGTAATACATTCACCGACATCGAGCCCCTCATGTCTTCATgccataccccccttccccatcccccaccacccccaacctcaccaccaaccccactctcaccaccaccaccgaacCCTCACGTGACACCACCGCCGCACCTCGCTACCTTAACCTCTTCAGtaattcctccctttttctcccacaGCTGGACTACAGCGAGTGTGGAGATGAGGCTCAACCATCGCCCAAACATATGAAGCTGTTCACAGACTCTCCACCGAGTCCAGACCGCCAGTTTTGCTCGTCCACGACGTCTATGGCCAGTGACTCTGCGCATACACCGTCTGAGGTTAGTATTTCAGGGTTGAGTTGCGGttatctctacctttctccttgtttttctcttttttggttttaGTCCTTATTGATTTGGTGAATGTTATGGGGTTGTCTTTGTTGTGTACCCCTCTTTATAGTCCTTATTATCATGTGAAGTGTAGACTTGTCTGAAACAGGTGTTCTAATTTGTCAATGTGCGCGGTCGTCGAATATTCAAAACATAATATAGCTGGTTGTGGGGTCCATTTCCACTACGAGTTCACAAGAGAGTATTTCACTTCGACTGAGTAAAGAAATGTTTAATAAAGTTTGTCCTTTTTACACCAAACAACTATATTTCAGAGTCTACGAGAGGACGACGCCCCTAAGCGCCTGTGTCTCGTCTGCGGCGACATTGCATCAGGGTTCCACTATGGCGTTGCTTCTTGTGAGGCCTGTAAAGCCTTCTTTAAGCGTACTATCCAggtgaggataaggggaaggcTGGGACTGGGAAGGCTGTTGACGTGTATTATTGGTTTTACGCATTTTCCTgatatgatttgatttgatttttttttttttttttttttggggggggttcttcccctctccctctccctctccctctccctctccctctccctctccctctccctctccctctccctctccctctccctctccctctccctctccctctccctctccctctccctctccctctccctctccctctccctctccctctccctctctctctccctctccctctccccccatccatctccctctccctctccctctccctctccctctccctctccctctccccctctccctctccctctccctccccctcccctctccctctccctctccctctccctctccctctccctctcccctctccctctccctctccctctccctctccctctccctctccctctccctcccaaaacACACCCTCTGTACCATACCAAGAACCCGATATATTTATAGTCCGTTACTGAACACATGCTATCATTGCAGGGAAACATCGAATATACTTGTCCTGCTGCCAATGACTGTGAAATTAACAAGCGAAGACGGAAAGCTTGTCAGGCTTGTCGTTTTCATAAGTGTCTTCGCGTCGGAATGCTAAAGGAGGGTGTCAGGTGAGTGGCATTGACGGACCTTGTGGGTGATTGGCCCTGTGAGTCATTTTGGGTGCGtggggtttttatttttatttttttattttttttttacttttttattatcgttttctcttGCGTTAGTATAGAtgggttgtttatgttgtttcagTAAGTAttggtatcaatatcaatatcaaaatcagtattaacatcaacatcggtattaatatcaacatcattatcatcagtcagtatcaatatcaacatcaacatttacatcatcatcatcatcatcactatcatcctcattcttctcttcctcctcctcatgtcaatagaaacatcaacatcaacatcagcatcaacgTCATCAATatcaactacaactacaactacaactacaactacatctacatctatatctacatctacatctacatctacatcatcatcatcactatcattatcattatcttcatcatcatcatcatcatcaccatcatcatcatcatcatcaccatcaccatcaccatcaccatcaccatcatcatcatcatcatcatcatcatcatcatcaccatcaccatcatcatcaccaccactcatcatcatcatcatcatcatcatcatcatcatcatcacaactaccaccatcatcatcacaaccaccaccatcatcatcatcatcgccaccaccaccaccaccatcatcatcatcatcattgtcatcaccatcatcaccatcatcaccaccaccatcaccaccaccaccaccaccaccaccaccaccaccaccaccaccaccaccaccaccaccaccatcaccatcactaccatcaccatcaccaccaccaccaccgtatcCTTTTCATTGAATTTCTATACaatgtcttcttttctttacagGTTAGACCGAGTTAGAGGCGGGAGGCAGAAATATAGGAGAACTTCCGATTCCCCGTTTTCAATGCATCAGATGCCTGTTAAAAAGGCTTCGTTAGAAGGTATGAATTGAGTATTATAATCTTTCTGTTCACGTCCATAATCTTTTTTTCTATAAGGAATTAGTCTAGTATTTTCCTGGTCATTTCtggaatttttgttttttgaagatgtgaaactttttctctctttttgatatATGTTGTTCGACAGATAAAGAGGATTAACAAATGAAGTATATGCTGAAAGTTCCGACAAGTTTCAATCCTAGCCAGTGATTTGTAAGAAACATCCGAGTAACAGctgtatttttctcctttttggaaAATTTCAGATATTAAATTACTGGCTTCCCTGCGTGCATGTGAGCCGGAATCACTCCTGGCATTACCAGACCTAACTGTGTTCGATCCTGATTATCTCACTATATCCATCCTTGCTGACCTCTATGACAGGGAGCTGGTCTCCACGATAGGATGGGCTAAGCAAATTCCAGGTATTTAccatttatgaaaattataattttgcagttttatttgataaaaaaaaaaaaaaaaaaaaatagcattgaTTTAATTTTAGGTAGGGTTGctacttttgttttttgttgtgattaGTGATAACtagtttcaattattattattataacactaATTAATGACAATCTGAATCACTTTAATCATGTTATTGCTTTAGATCATGGAGACCAATATATGTACTATGAAATTTACCTTTTAATGAAAACTCCCATTTTAATACCATGttaatacatttatctctctcataGGGTTCACAGAATTAGCTCTGAATGATCAGATGCGGTTGCTACAAAGTACTTGGGGAGAAATCCTAACTTTGGGACTAGCCTATCGATCGATGCCAGCCCACGCCCACACGCTCTTGTTTGCCCATGACTTCACCCTTGATGAGAAGCAAGCAAGGGAGTGCAACGCCACTGAGCTCTTTACGCAGGTGGGTTCTCGTGATTAATGATACTGCATATTGTGTGCTCAGTATAGCACACAAATGAGTTGTACatatttgatatttttcatttttaaaatttttattaatacttacatatacatgtataaatatttggtACAGTTACTTTTAGACTAACTTGGTAttctatatccatatctttatttatatgtgtcaTTATTTGTGTTATGTTCTTGTTGCTACTATGTATGATTTTTCTAGCTATATTATACAGCAGAGTTGACATTCTTAGAATGGTAAAGGATGGGAGAGGTTTTATGTGAACTTCATATATGCAGGGATGAATATACATTCCTCTGAAGAAGTTAGTAATGTAGCCGAGGTTGTGGGGGCACAGGTTGAAGTCTAGAGGAAAGTCCCTGTTTGGGGTCCCAGGAATCAATAGGATGGGCTGTTGCAGTCAACATAAAGCAATTCTTAAGACTGTCAGCCCTTTGTATATAATATAGCTAAAACTAAGatttaagaaaattatatatgtatctataagtatGATAAGCCTTACATATGGTGTGCATATGCTTTAAGAAACAACAATTTGGTACCTGTTCTATTGTCTTTTAAAAATTCTGAATATATTTTTCCAATTGTTGTTTTGTAAATTTGATTGTTATTTTCCCATTCAAGGAAGATTAAAGATGCTGAAAGTCAAattcatttttactatttctttaaAGTGAAGTAGCTAAAAACTGCATTTCAGAATGTAATAGATATAGAAATTATATCTCTCCTACTCaaatttttcattttgtataaCAGCTGAAATGAATGATTGAGAAAGAACCTAAACTGTTGTATTGCTTCCAGGTGCTTGGTGTCGTTGAACGGCTTGAGCAGTGTAGTATCAACAGAGAAGAATTCCTGTTGTTGAAAGCCCTGGTTCTTACTAACTCTGATGTGCGCCTACAAGATAACCAGGCTTTGCATCGTCTAAGACAAAATATTCTCCAAGCTCTGCATGATGCTGTTGCAACCCTTAGGTAAGTTTCAAAATATACTCTTCCTTATTGATATTACAAAGAAAGGCATTTTTggttcttgaatatttcctccaTGAATGTAATTAATGCGTgctgtcttttcattttttcacgtCTTTGGGAGGTAAAGTGATTAAGTTTT
This portion of the Penaeus vannamei isolate JL-2024 chromosome 11, ASM4276789v1, whole genome shotgun sequence genome encodes:
- the LOC113808727 gene encoding steroid hormone receptor ERR2, which codes for MRMKQELDDFLTFATDSPDTLVREDVMIVSSSQCLLDYSECGDEAQPSPKHMKLFTDSPPSPDRQFCSSTTSMASDSAHTPSESLREDDAPKRLCLVCGDIASGFHYGVASCEACKAFFKRTIQGNIEYTCPAANDCEINKRRRKACQACRFHKCLRVGMLKEGVRLDRVRGGRQKYRRTSDSPFSMHQMPVKKASLEDIKLLASLRACEPESLLALPDLTVFDPDYLTISILADLYDRELVSTIGWAKQIPGFTELALNDQMRLLQSTWGEILTLGLAYRSMPAHAHTLLFAHDFTLDEKQARECNATELFTQVLGVVERLEQCSINREEFLLLKALVLTNSDVRLQDNQALHRLRQNILQALHDAVATLRLRDAVAQMQSLLLCLPSLRAADAALRRYWLSVRHQGTVPMNKLFVEMLESHMR